Proteins co-encoded in one Hymenobacter swuensis DY53 genomic window:
- a CDS encoding tetratricopeptide repeat protein yields the protein MTKTYILFIGLLLTSAAAQAQVDTVRASTLPPAQQAEKLYNSGVAKFNQKSYRAALQDFDKALAAKPDFAKAYYNRAAVRYELKEYPTAVQDYDQAIKFDPNTFTSYFGRAQAREALKQPTEAEQDYGKAAELKADYAPAWYYRGALRFEKADYQAAKSDFDAAIKADPAYAYAWHDRGSAQRQLGNLPAAIQDYTQALKLQPELLPALLNRAATRRRAGDLKGALQDYNDYLRQKQDNALAYTNRGAARYEQADYKGAVDDLTKAIELDGQYAFAWNNRAAAYLKLEDYKKAESDASKAISLNAQYAEAYLNRGHAREMLRNPDAACQDWRKAAELGLEAGNTHAANSGCGAAEKE from the coding sequence ATGACCAAGACGTATATACTCTTCATTGGCCTGCTGCTGACCTCGGCCGCCGCTCAGGCCCAGGTGGATACAGTACGGGCCTCCACCCTGCCCCCAGCCCAGCAGGCCGAAAAGCTCTACAACAGCGGCGTGGCCAAATTCAACCAGAAAAGCTATCGGGCCGCCCTGCAGGATTTTGATAAAGCCCTAGCCGCCAAACCTGATTTCGCCAAGGCCTACTACAACCGCGCCGCCGTCCGCTACGAGCTGAAAGAGTACCCCACGGCCGTGCAGGACTACGATCAGGCCATCAAGTTTGACCCCAACACGTTTACCTCCTACTTCGGGCGGGCCCAGGCTCGGGAGGCCCTGAAGCAGCCCACCGAAGCAGAGCAGGACTACGGCAAAGCCGCCGAACTGAAGGCTGATTACGCCCCGGCTTGGTACTACCGTGGGGCGCTGCGCTTCGAAAAAGCCGATTACCAAGCGGCCAAGTCTGATTTTGATGCCGCCATTAAGGCCGACCCTGCCTATGCCTACGCTTGGCACGACCGGGGCAGCGCCCAACGCCAGCTGGGTAACCTGCCGGCCGCCATTCAGGACTACACCCAGGCCCTGAAGCTGCAACCCGAGCTGCTGCCGGCGTTGCTGAATCGCGCCGCCACCCGCCGCCGCGCCGGCGACCTGAAAGGTGCCCTCCAAGACTACAACGACTACCTACGCCAGAAGCAGGACAATGCGTTGGCCTACACCAACCGGGGAGCAGCCCGCTACGAGCAGGCCGATTACAAAGGCGCCGTGGACGACCTCACTAAAGCCATTGAGCTGGACGGACAGTACGCCTTTGCTTGGAACAACCGCGCCGCCGCCTACCTCAAGCTGGAAGACTATAAAAAAGCCGAATCCGACGCCAGCAAGGCCATCAGCCTGAACGCGCAGTACGCCGAGGCCTACCTCAACCGGGGCCACGCCCGCGAAATGCTGCGCAACCCTGATGCCGCCTGCCAGGACTGGCGCAAAGCCGCCGAGCTGGGCCTGGAAGCCGGCAACACCCATGCCGCCAACTCCGGCTGCGGCGCGGCAGAAAAGGAGTAA
- a CDS encoding BrxA/BrxB family bacilliredoxin has product MATYPEYMVAPIRQDLVEAGFEQLMTPEEVDSALNDQSGTVLVAVNSVCGCAAAKARPALKMAVSSSDKKPLKLVTVFAGMETEAVAKAREHMLPYPPSSPCIALFKDGELVHMIERYHIEGNDLMRIVNNLQGAFEEYC; this is encoded by the coding sequence ATGGCCACGTATCCTGAATACATGGTAGCCCCGATTCGCCAGGACCTCGTAGAGGCCGGTTTCGAGCAGCTCATGACCCCCGAAGAAGTAGACAGCGCCCTCAACGACCAGAGCGGTACCGTGCTGGTGGCCGTTAACTCGGTGTGCGGCTGTGCGGCCGCTAAAGCCCGCCCGGCCCTGAAAATGGCCGTTTCCAGTTCCGATAAGAAGCCCCTCAAGCTGGTAACGGTGTTTGCCGGCATGGAAACCGAAGCCGTAGCTAAGGCCCGGGAACACATGTTGCCCTACCCACCCAGCAGCCCCTGCATTGCCTTGTTCAAAGACGGTGAGCTGGTGCACATGATTGAGCGCTACCACATCGAAGGCAATGACCTGATGCGTATTGTAAACAATCTACAGGGGGCTTTTGAAGAATATTGCTAA
- a CDS encoding mannose-1-phosphate guanylyltransferase gives MEQHTYLVVMAGGIGSRFWPFSRTHHPKQFHDVLGLGRSMLQLTVDRFRGICPTENVFVVTNRDYVELVHQHLPELPANQILGEPIGRNTAPCIAYASYRIAQRDPEAVIVVTPADHAVMHEENFRAAIRTALDGARTHDVLITLGIQPSRPDTGYGYIQFLDDAVKPQDVQTMPGHEDGTFPTGLRKVKTFTEKPNLELARMFLSSGDFLWNSGLFVWRADAIIKAFHHYLSDIAEVFDEGADQLGTDQETTFITRAYSQCRNISIDYGVMEKADNVYVLPADFGWSDLGTWDSLHRMGQHDADENVVDGNALLYDTKECVIKTPSERLVVVQGLEGYIVAEYDNVLLICKRTEEQRVKEFVADVRSKKGVGYN, from the coding sequence ATGGAACAACATACGTACCTCGTTGTAATGGCTGGCGGCATTGGCAGCCGGTTCTGGCCTTTTAGTCGCACGCATCATCCCAAGCAGTTTCATGATGTCCTGGGTCTGGGCCGTTCGATGCTCCAGCTGACGGTGGACCGTTTCCGGGGTATCTGCCCCACCGAAAACGTGTTTGTCGTCACCAACCGCGACTACGTGGAACTGGTGCACCAGCACCTGCCCGAGCTGCCTGCCAACCAGATTCTGGGGGAACCCATTGGGCGCAACACCGCGCCGTGCATTGCTTACGCCAGCTACCGCATTGCTCAGCGCGACCCGGAAGCCGTAATTGTGGTGACGCCTGCCGACCACGCCGTGATGCACGAGGAGAACTTCCGCGCCGCCATCCGCACGGCCCTGGACGGGGCCCGCACCCACGATGTGCTCATCACGCTCGGTATTCAGCCCTCCCGCCCCGATACTGGCTACGGCTACATTCAGTTTCTGGATGATGCCGTGAAGCCCCAAGACGTACAGACGATGCCGGGCCATGAAGATGGAACGTTCCCAACTGGGCTGCGCAAAGTCAAAACCTTTACCGAAAAGCCTAATCTGGAGCTAGCTCGCATGTTCCTCTCCAGCGGCGACTTCCTCTGGAATTCCGGCCTGTTTGTATGGCGCGCTGATGCCATCATCAAGGCCTTCCACCATTACCTGAGCGACATTGCAGAGGTATTCGATGAGGGAGCCGATCAGCTGGGCACGGATCAGGAAACCACGTTCATCACCCGCGCCTACAGCCAGTGCCGCAACATTAGCATCGACTACGGAGTGATGGAAAAGGCCGATAATGTATACGTGCTGCCTGCCGATTTCGGGTGGAGCGACCTGGGCACTTGGGACTCCCTACACCGCATGGGCCAGCACGACGCCGACGAAAACGTGGTGGACGGCAACGCCCTGCTCTATGATACCAAGGAGTGCGTCATCAAAACGCCCTCTGAGCGCCTCGTGGTAGTACAGGGCCTGGAGGGTTACATCGTGGCCGAATACGACAACGTGCTGCTCATCTGCAAGCGCACCGAAGAACAGCGCGTGAAAGAATTTGTGGCCGACGTAAGATCGAAGAAAGGCGTGGGGTATAATTAG
- a CDS encoding GNAT family N-acetyltransferase — translation MSMLTEYGVQSLPWDSQFFGFPVGRLKGKRFTEAQLREVIRLAREEGWRLVYWFVEPTDTVSAASARALRLHLTDRKARFARPTPETPPAVSSHVLPTDELTPRLLELARQSGHHSRFRVDPVFQAGVYERLYEHWIRSSVTGQTARQVLIYQPVTQPNALGLITLGYQTTHASIGLLAVQQGHRSQGIGKHLLNAAMHYAHAWQLPEIQVTTQLDNHGACRFYEREGFERIHEEHVYHLWL, via the coding sequence ATGTCGATGTTGACGGAGTATGGGGTGCAGTCATTGCCCTGGGACAGTCAGTTTTTTGGTTTCCCAGTGGGCCGTCTGAAAGGCAAGCGGTTTACCGAAGCACAGTTGCGGGAAGTTATCCGGCTGGCGCGCGAAGAGGGCTGGCGGCTGGTATACTGGTTTGTGGAGCCCACCGATACCGTGTCGGCGGCCAGTGCCCGGGCGTTGCGCTTGCACCTCACCGACCGGAAGGCGCGCTTTGCCCGCCCGACACCGGAAACGCCACCGGCCGTATCGTCGCATGTACTACCCACCGATGAACTGACGCCCCGGCTGCTGGAACTGGCCCGACAAAGCGGCCACCATTCCCGGTTTCGGGTCGATCCGGTGTTTCAGGCCGGGGTGTATGAGCGGCTTTATGAACACTGGATACGGAGCAGCGTAACTGGCCAGACGGCCCGGCAGGTGCTCATCTACCAGCCCGTAACGCAGCCCAATGCGTTGGGACTGATTACGCTGGGCTATCAGACCACGCACGCTAGTATAGGGCTGCTGGCCGTGCAGCAGGGCCACCGTAGCCAGGGCATCGGCAAACACCTGCTCAACGCGGCGATGCACTACGCCCATGCCTGGCAACTCCCCGAAATTCAGGTGACTACCCAACTCGATAACCACGGAGCCTGCCGCTTCTACGAGCGGGAAGGCTTCGAGCGGATACACGAGGAACATGTGTATCACCTGTGGCTGTAA
- the rlmB gene encoding 23S rRNA (guanosine(2251)-2'-O)-methyltransferase RlmB, with translation MPNRRPAPRDGEGRAEGGRFEGSRAEGGRLEGNRPEGNRFEGSRSEGNRPEGNRTDKSQYHRPPQDRSIDMIFGLRPILEALNAGRTLDKIFLLRGTKNSMTQDITALAKAADVPVSMVPVEKLDNITRKNHQGAVAFVSPIDYMPLDSILAGLYEEGKTPLLLVLDRVTDVRNFGSIARNAECLGVHAIVVPSRGAAQINGDALKTSAGALNLIPVCREANLKETLTFLRESGVQIVACTEKSDASLEAEAVDLTGPLAILMGSEEDGISPEYLRLANHKLRIPMAGQISSLNVSVASGIMLYEVLRQRLVKK, from the coding sequence GTGCCCAACCGCCGTCCCGCTCCCCGCGACGGGGAAGGCCGCGCCGAAGGCGGACGTTTCGAGGGAAGCCGGGCCGAAGGAGGCCGCTTAGAAGGCAACCGGCCGGAAGGCAACCGCTTCGAGGGCAGCCGTTCGGAAGGAAACCGCCCGGAAGGGAACCGCACCGATAAAAGCCAGTACCACCGCCCGCCCCAGGACCGCAGCATCGACATGATTTTCGGGCTGCGCCCTATTCTGGAGGCCCTGAACGCGGGCCGTACACTGGACAAAATTTTCCTACTGCGCGGCACCAAAAACTCCATGACCCAGGACATTACCGCCCTGGCCAAAGCCGCCGACGTGCCCGTGTCGATGGTGCCCGTGGAGAAGCTCGACAACATCACCCGCAAAAACCACCAGGGGGCCGTGGCCTTCGTGTCGCCCATCGACTACATGCCGCTGGACAGCATTCTGGCCGGGCTGTACGAGGAAGGGAAAACCCCGCTCCTGCTGGTGCTGGACCGCGTGACGGACGTGCGCAACTTCGGCTCCATTGCCCGTAACGCAGAGTGCCTGGGCGTGCACGCCATTGTGGTGCCCAGCCGCGGGGCCGCCCAAATCAATGGTGACGCGCTGAAAACCTCCGCCGGAGCCCTTAACCTGATTCCGGTGTGCCGCGAGGCTAACCTGAAGGAAACTCTCACGTTCCTGCGCGAGTCGGGCGTGCAGATTGTGGCCTGTACCGAAAAATCGGACGCCAGCCTGGAAGCCGAAGCGGTAGACCTTACCGGTCCGCTGGCTATCCTTATGGGCTCCGAGGAAGACGGCATCAGCCCCGAGTACCTGCGCCTCGCCAACCACAAGCTCCGCATCCCGATGGCCGGCCAGATTAGCTCCCTCAACGTGAGCGTGGCCAGCGGCATTATGCTCTATGAAGTGCTGCGCCAGCGCCTCGTGAAAAAGTAG
- a CDS encoding GWxTD domain-containing protein: MKNYLFLLLLLLLSGLSSPLSADPRRDFATQYRPGRRILVDTRREGDSIRVYLRFPDRNLLRRGFPLHVVGWAGYDARRPLWQDTVRQLRRRLQPEGPGARVDFCLPISRLRAGLVLSLAIGPAEEAVSGDAAWLPLTAEHLSRSFILTDSLSQPLMRRYVHAREVFGVNAYGPDQRLTAYRYPLSSVPAAPPMAAAGALGPQPRRLSAQDSAQFRADELLRLPAGLYLLRVGGSPVRAGLLVEENRFPELITADELIAPLTYLTTSQERKQLFDALEPKKAVDQFWLKVAGNNQPIARQLIRTYYGRVAEASQLFSAHKAGWLTDRGLLYLVLGPPESVYRANEEERWVYRSYTERSGTFLFRPKPSTFTPDNYELVRRPEYEQLWYAAVEQWRKGRTAQPGR; this comes from the coding sequence GTGAAAAACTATCTATTCCTGCTACTACTCTTGCTGCTTTCCGGCCTGAGCAGCCCGCTTTCCGCCGATCCGCGCCGCGACTTTGCCACGCAGTACCGGCCCGGCCGGCGCATTCTGGTGGATACGCGCCGGGAGGGTGACAGCATACGGGTATATCTGCGGTTTCCTGACCGCAACCTGCTCCGCCGGGGCTTTCCGCTGCACGTGGTGGGCTGGGCCGGGTACGATGCCCGCCGGCCGCTGTGGCAGGATACCGTGCGCCAGCTCCGCCGTCGGCTGCAACCCGAGGGGCCCGGGGCCCGCGTTGATTTCTGCCTGCCCATCAGCCGCCTCCGGGCCGGGTTAGTGTTGAGCCTGGCCATAGGGCCAGCCGAGGAGGCCGTGAGCGGCGACGCGGCCTGGCTGCCCCTGACAGCTGAGCACCTGAGCCGCTCGTTCATTCTCACCGATTCCCTGAGTCAGCCGCTAATGCGCCGTTACGTACACGCCCGGGAAGTATTCGGCGTGAATGCCTACGGCCCTGATCAGCGACTGACAGCCTACCGCTACCCATTGAGCTCGGTGCCGGCCGCGCCGCCCATGGCTGCCGCCGGGGCCCTGGGCCCCCAGCCCCGCCGCCTCAGTGCCCAGGATTCCGCGCAGTTCCGGGCCGATGAACTGCTCCGGCTGCCGGCTGGGCTTTACTTGTTGCGGGTGGGTGGCAGCCCAGTGCGCGCGGGCTTGCTGGTGGAGGAAAACCGCTTTCCGGAGCTAATTACGGCCGATGAGCTGATTGCCCCGCTTACCTACCTGACCACGTCCCAGGAACGCAAACAGCTGTTCGACGCCCTTGAGCCTAAAAAGGCTGTGGACCAGTTCTGGCTGAAGGTAGCGGGCAATAACCAGCCCATTGCCCGCCAGCTTATCCGCACCTACTACGGGCGGGTGGCCGAGGCCAGCCAACTTTTTTCAGCCCATAAGGCCGGCTGGCTGACCGACCGAGGCCTGCTGTATCTGGTGCTGGGGCCACCGGAAAGCGTATATCGGGCCAATGAGGAGGAACGGTGGGTGTACCGCTCCTATACTGAGCGCAGCGGCACCTTCCTCTTCCGCCCCAAACCCAGTACCTTTACCCCCGACAACTATGAACTGGTGCGCCGCCCCGAGTACGAACAACTTTGGTATGCCGCCGTGGAGCAATGGAGAAAAGGACGAACCGCCCAGCCCGGCCGCTAA
- a CDS encoding KpsF/GutQ family sugar-phosphate isomerase encodes MKPQNELNNLAKKVLQQEAEAIQGVAAAIDRTPDFAQCVEAILSLRGRVVVTGIGKSAHIAGKMVATLNSTGTPALFMHAADAIHGDLGMIQAGDFVIAISKSGDTPEIKVLVPLLKRKGVPLAALVSNAESYLAVQADYVLHAPVEREACPHNLAPTTSTTAALALGDALAVCLLESRAFSRQDFAHLHPGGTLGKELYLKVGDLSRQNQQPQVSDTALLREIILEISGKRLGATAVLEEGGELIGIITDGDLRRMLTTYEGRLETVRARDILTPSPVTIDVEDFAVEALARMQARNITQLVVTEQGRFNGFIHLHDLLREGLV; translated from the coding sequence TTGAAACCGCAGAACGAACTCAACAATCTTGCAAAAAAAGTGCTTCAGCAGGAAGCTGAAGCAATTCAGGGCGTGGCAGCGGCCATTGACCGCACCCCCGATTTTGCACAATGCGTAGAAGCCATCCTCTCTTTACGGGGCCGGGTGGTAGTTACGGGCATCGGAAAGAGTGCCCACATTGCGGGCAAGATGGTAGCTACGCTGAACTCTACGGGTACGCCCGCCCTGTTCATGCACGCCGCCGATGCCATCCACGGTGACCTGGGCATGATCCAGGCCGGCGACTTTGTTATTGCCATCAGCAAATCCGGCGATACGCCCGAAATAAAGGTGCTGGTGCCGTTGCTCAAACGAAAAGGTGTGCCGTTGGCCGCTCTGGTCAGTAATGCTGAGTCCTACCTGGCCGTGCAGGCCGATTACGTGCTCCATGCTCCCGTGGAGCGCGAAGCCTGCCCGCATAACCTGGCTCCTACCACCAGCACCACGGCTGCACTGGCCCTGGGCGATGCGCTGGCCGTATGCCTGTTGGAAAGCCGAGCGTTTTCACGGCAGGATTTTGCGCATCTGCACCCGGGTGGTACCCTAGGAAAGGAATTGTACTTAAAAGTGGGCGACCTCAGCCGGCAAAACCAGCAGCCACAGGTTTCAGATACGGCACTGCTCCGCGAAATCATCCTCGAAATTTCAGGAAAGCGACTCGGGGCTACGGCCGTGTTGGAAGAAGGTGGTGAGCTGATTGGCATTATTACCGATGGAGACCTGCGCCGGATGCTGACTACCTACGAAGGCCGGCTGGAAACCGTGCGCGCCCGCGACATTCTTACGCCTTCCCCGGTTACCATTGACGTGGAAGATTTCGCCGTGGAAGCCCTAGCCCGGATGCAGGCCCGCAACATCACCCAGCTCGTGGTGACGGAGCAGGGCCGGTTCAACGGCTTTATCCATCTGCACGACTTGCTGCGGGAGGGACTGGTGTAG
- the recQ gene encoding DNA helicase RecQ translates to MPAVKQQVQQEADLKGKLKEVFGYGQFRGVQEDIIQNVITGNNTFVIMPTGAGKSLCYQLPALVLPGTAIVISPLIALMKNQVDQLNAFGVNAQFLNSTLSKSEMNRVKKDVISGEVKLLYVAPESLTKDETIEFLNKATISFVAIDEAHCISEWGHDFRPEYRKIRSIIDGLGAQVPIIALTATATPKVQLDIQKNLQMDEASVFKTSFNRTNLYYEVRPKHNTKKQLIQYVKQRKGLAGIVYCLSRKKVEEIAELLKVNDVRALPYHAGLDPHVRMANQDAFLNEDCDVIVATIAFGMGIDKPDVRFVIHFDTPKSIEGYYQETGRGGRDGLEGDCLMFYSYDDIVKLEKFNKDKPVTERDNSKLLLQEMANYADSAVCRRKQLLHYFGEQYPKDCGFCDNCRHPKERFEAKDEVLIALKAVVQTDERFGLDHIGVVLMGMNNPHVESYGHNRLPVYGQGSNHDAQFWHSLLRQTLLGGYLEKDIENFGVVKISQKGIDFIENPHSIKLTKDHNYEEEVKEEQEQEEVQQAAGHDEALFDMLKALRKKVAQQKNLPPYVLFQDPSLKEMATTFPTKMEDLAHVSGVGQGKAQKFGQPFLDLVKKYVEDNDIMTAADVVVKSAVNKSKIKIYIIQQIDKKMDLEEIASSKGIDMRELMEEIEHICYSGTKLNLDYYINGVLDGERQDEIYDYFMTAQTDNIAVALKELGTDDYTEEDLRLMRIKFLSEVAN, encoded by the coding sequence ATGCCAGCCGTGAAACAACAAGTGCAGCAAGAGGCTGATTTGAAAGGCAAGTTAAAGGAAGTTTTTGGGTACGGTCAGTTCCGCGGCGTGCAGGAAGACATCATCCAGAACGTTATTACCGGCAACAACACCTTTGTAATTATGCCTACCGGCGCGGGTAAAAGCCTGTGCTATCAGTTGCCCGCGCTGGTGCTACCCGGAACGGCCATTGTCATTTCGCCCCTTATTGCCCTGATGAAAAATCAGGTAGATCAACTCAATGCCTTCGGGGTAAATGCCCAGTTTCTGAACTCGACGCTGTCGAAATCGGAGATGAACCGGGTGAAGAAGGACGTGATTAGCGGCGAGGTGAAGCTGCTGTACGTAGCCCCCGAGAGTCTGACAAAGGACGAAACCATTGAGTTTCTCAACAAGGCGACCATCAGCTTTGTGGCCATTGATGAAGCTCACTGCATCTCGGAGTGGGGCCACGATTTTCGGCCGGAGTATCGCAAAATCCGCAGTATTATCGACGGACTGGGTGCGCAGGTACCCATCATTGCCCTCACGGCCACGGCCACACCCAAGGTGCAGCTCGATATCCAGAAAAACCTGCAGATGGATGAGGCATCGGTATTCAAGACCAGCTTCAACCGCACCAACCTCTACTACGAAGTCCGGCCCAAGCACAACACCAAAAAGCAGCTGATTCAGTACGTGAAGCAGCGCAAGGGCCTGGCTGGTATTGTGTATTGCCTGAGCCGCAAGAAGGTGGAGGAAATTGCCGAGCTGCTGAAGGTAAACGACGTGCGGGCACTGCCTTACCACGCCGGTCTGGACCCACACGTACGGATGGCCAACCAAGATGCCTTCCTGAACGAAGACTGCGACGTCATTGTGGCCACCATTGCCTTCGGAATGGGCATCGACAAGCCCGATGTGCGCTTTGTCATTCACTTCGATACGCCCAAGAGCATTGAGGGCTATTACCAGGAAACCGGCCGGGGTGGCCGCGACGGCCTAGAGGGTGACTGCCTGATGTTCTACAGCTACGATGATATTGTGAAGCTGGAGAAATTCAACAAGGACAAACCCGTGACGGAGCGCGACAACTCTAAGCTGCTGCTCCAGGAAATGGCGAATTACGCCGATTCGGCGGTGTGCAGGCGCAAGCAGCTGCTCCATTACTTCGGAGAGCAGTATCCCAAGGACTGCGGGTTCTGCGACAACTGCCGCCATCCTAAGGAGCGGTTTGAGGCCAAAGATGAAGTCCTGATTGCGCTGAAGGCCGTGGTGCAAACCGACGAGCGGTTCGGCCTAGACCACATTGGGGTGGTGCTTATGGGCATGAACAACCCGCATGTGGAAAGCTATGGCCACAACCGCCTGCCGGTGTACGGCCAGGGCAGCAACCACGACGCACAGTTCTGGCATTCTCTATTGCGCCAGACGCTATTGGGCGGCTACCTGGAAAAAGACATTGAAAACTTCGGCGTGGTGAAAATCAGCCAGAAGGGAATTGACTTCATTGAAAACCCGCATTCCATCAAGCTCACCAAGGACCATAACTACGAGGAAGAGGTGAAAGAAGAACAGGAACAGGAAGAAGTTCAGCAGGCGGCCGGCCACGATGAGGCCCTGTTTGACATGCTCAAAGCCCTGCGGAAAAAGGTGGCTCAGCAGAAGAATCTGCCCCCCTACGTGCTGTTTCAGGACCCCAGCCTGAAAGAAATGGCTACCACCTTCCCCACCAAGATGGAGGACCTGGCCCACGTATCTGGCGTGGGGCAGGGAAAGGCGCAGAAATTCGGTCAGCCCTTCCTCGACCTCGTGAAGAAGTACGTGGAGGACAACGATATCATGACGGCAGCCGACGTGGTGGTGAAATCGGCTGTTAATAAGTCGAAAATCAAGATTTACATCATCCAGCAGATCGACAAGAAAATGGACCTGGAGGAAATTGCTTCCTCCAAGGGCATTGATATGCGGGAGCTGATGGAGGAAATTGAGCATATCTGCTACTCCGGCACTAAGCTCAACCTCGATTACTACATCAACGGAGTGCTGGACGGGGAGCGGCAGGACGAAATCTACGACTACTTCATGACGGCCCAGACCGACAACATTGCGGTGGCTCTCAAGGAACTCGGTACCGATGACTACACTGAGGAAGACCTGCGCCTGATGCGCATCAAGTTCCTGAGTGAAGTAGCGAATTAA